taaataaaaattacaagcaCTGCTAATACTACTGTGATTCTTTTGCTTATATGCAAAATTGAAGGACATGTTAAATTTCAGTTAGAGATTAGTGAacataaaagttaaattttttttcctgttctagcTCAAAATCCTCCTGAATTCTGCTTATAGATCCTTTAGGAGATCCATTCAGTTTAAGAATCGCAGAATATAAACAGAACTTCTGTCATTTTGGAAATGGATTTATAATTGTAGGCTACCTTACCTGAGGCTGAAAACttcaaattgaaatgaaatggatAATGGATACATAGTTGGATTATTTTAGCCAGAGTAgttttgtttggaaaaaaaaaaactctggatTTGTAAGCATCTAATATCATGTTTTGTATATTCCCAAGCAGGTAGACTCAAAAAGCCTTTTGTAAAGGTGGAAGATATAAGCCAGTAAGTATCTTAAATTCAATCTGTATGATTTAAATacaatattaaaggagaaaatctAACTAATTAAACTGTTCCCGCTAATACTGTTAGGTCCCTTTACGTTAGATTTATATGATATTAATAATGCGTGTGGCACAGTTTCAAAAAGTAGCATTACTTACTTTGTGCTCAAGGACTGAATTTAGTTTCAGTAGGTTTTAGATAATGCTTCCTTGAAAATCTAGTTTAGAGCAATCATGAGACCAACTCATTTTTCAGTATTTCAAATAACCATTCTCTGGCTAAAGGTAATACCATATGATTTAGAACTACTACTTAAAGACTGCATCTAcatttgtaaaaaagaaattattagttACTACTTGGAAATACAAAATCTGAGTATAACATCTAATTTGGTAgttttcccaaactcattctgaagCTCTATAGAATAATCTTAATGAAGACTACAGATATAAGTAGACTAATTTGGCATGGGAGAATTAGATTTCTTTCTCTTGACATTCTAGTTACTCACTTAGACATGTGTGATTAATTCTCTTGGGTGCTCACTGAGGTGACAAAGATGTGTTGAacgcttcttttttttaaatgtgctactgtgagaaaaaaagtacaatttaaaattaggcctggagggacttccctggtggtccagtggtaaagaatcctccttcccATGCAggggaacacaggttcaatccctggtcggaggactaagatcccacatgctgcgggcaGCTAAGCCCTCGCACCTCAACtatagagcctgtgtgctgcaaactacagagcctacatgctctggagcccacacgccacaactagagaagagaaagcccgcatgccacaacgaagagcccacgtgccacgactaagacctgacacagccataaaaataaataaataaatattttaaaaaataaaattaggcctAGAGAAGCATCAATAAGTGGAAAGAcagcccatgttcatggattggaagacttcatATTTTAAGATGTcagtactacccaaagtgatctacagatttaatgcaatccctatcaaaatcccaatgacttttgttacaaaaagagaaaaatccatcctaaaattcatatggaatctcaagggacgcTGAGCACCcaaagtaattttgaaaatgaagaacaaagttggaggtctaCACTTACCAATGtcaaaacttactgcaaagctatagtaatcaaaacagtttggtactgacataaagacagatgtatagaccaatggaatagaataaagagcccagaagtaaatctttatatatatgatgaaatgattgctgacaaggatgccaagaacattaagtggggaaaggacagtctttttagTAAACAgtattgggaaaactagatagccacatgcaaaagaatgaagttggacccttactttatacaatatataaaattaactcaaaatgagtcAGAGACCTAAAACTATACAACTCGGGGGAAAAAACACAGGGGGAAGCTATATGACTTTGGAATTGGCAgtaatttcttggatatgacactaaaagcagaaacaaaaagataaaagaactaaattggactacatcaaaattataaatttctgTGCGCAAAAGACataacacagtgagaaggcaaccacagaatgggagaagatagttGCAAGTTATATATCTAATAAGATAGTAATATGAAGAACTCAACAACAGAAAATCAaatgacccaattaaaaaatgggcaaaggacttgacatTGCTCCAAACATACCCAAAttgccaacaagcatatgaaaagattttcaacattactaatcatcagagaaatgcaaatcaaaaccacaatgagaaatctATTACCTCACAACCATTAGGATGggttctattttaaaaagaaaaaataagtgttggtgaggttgtggAGATATTGGAACTCTTATGCACAGTTTGTGGGATTAGAAAATGGTGTAACCATTATGGAAAACcgtatggagagtcctcaaaaattTTGAACTGCttgctgtatgatccagcaactccacttctgagtatatatccaaaagaactgaaaacagggttTAGAAGAAGCACTTGCacatgcatgttcatagcagcactattcacaatagccaagaggcagAAGCAACCCAGATGttgatcaacagatgaatggataatatggtatatacatacaatggaatattattcaactttaaaaaggaatgaaattttgacaCATACCACAACATGGAtcaaccttgaggacattatgcttaatgaaataagaggaaaatactacatgattccacctaatgaggtacccagagtagtcaaattcatggaaacaaggtagaatggtggttgtcaggggctggtgaggaagagagaatggggagttacttattttattttatacgtggatacaaagtttcagttttgaaagatgaaaagagCTCTAGATATGGACAGGTGTTAATAGTTGtaaaacattgtgaatatacttaatacaactgaactgtgcacttaagaATAGTAAAtagttaagatagtaaattttaacTGATTCCTATTGTTTGTTTCAGATTCCAGATGAATTACATGATTTTGAAATATAAGACTTCAAACATGTTTTCTTTCATCATAAAGATTctcatgtatttgtctttttattcttttaggcTTTATAGGCCATTTTATCTTCAGCTGACCAGTATGCCTTTTATAAACTATTCTGTTCAGAAGCCCTCCAGTCCATTTGATGTAGATAAGCCATCTACCACCCAAAAGCAAACTCAGGTTAAACTAAGGTTGGTTTAACCGTCAagtaattttttatctttttaaacaaatatttaaaataattcatttaatgccatggtgtgtgtgtgtgtgtttctaatcACTGCTGTGCTTTCTCCCCTGGATATTTTTAATGCCCCTTTACTAGATTTAAAGTCTGAATCTCTTTTTAAAGTGTGTCACATTTAGACACTTTagatgggggcggtgggggggagcttaaaaatatttgcaaataattcaAATGTGTTGTTTCTCTTCAGTGATCTGAGATATTCTCCAGAATAATCGTTACATTCTCAGTTTGCTtctcaatttcttaaaaagaaaaatggctaaaagtatttgtttatataaatCTCTGCAAATCATGGCAGATGCTGTTTGATAGTTGAGgactgtaaatttttttaaattactcctTACGTTCAGTGGTTAATCTTTTACCATATATTTCTATCAGGATCCAAACAGATGGTGATAAATGTGGTGGAATCCCAGTTCAACTCcagttaaaagagaagaaaaaaaagggatatTGTGAATGTTGCTTGCAGAAATACGAAGATCTCGATACTGTAAATGTGATTTTGTATTTAGAGGGTTGATATTTCTAAAACTATGAATAATATTTGCTGTTTAAATTTTAGCTTATTCTTTTGATTGTGGTTTACAACTTGGTAATTATTAAGTAGTAGATACTTCTTTTTGATAGAATTATCTTGAACTTTAAGAACCCAAAGTGGGGAAATGTGtattgaaaaatcatttttgtccactcaacaaatatttattgagcacctgctgtgtaccaATTACTGCTCTGGGTGAACAGCATTGAACAAAAGCGACCAATTCGCAACCCTTGTGAAGATTACATTCtgtggaaggggaggagagagagctaACCACAGGATAAAAGAATAGTGAAGTATATAGAGAGAACATTAGATCAGTgctatgagaaaataaaggaggaaTGAAGGTGTTGCTATTTATTTAGACTAGACAAGGAATACCTAACTGATGAGGTGGTATTTGAGTAGAGACCTGAGAGAAGTTGAGGGAACAAGACTTGTGAATATTGAAATAAGCAATACAAAAGTGCTAAATGAAACTGATTGACGGGATCAAAGAACAGATGCTGGTGGACTGAGCAATGGTGGTAGAAGTCAGTTTGCAGATATGATTGTAAAGGCAGGACCAAGAGGATTTGCAGTGGATTGGAtgttgggagggagagaggatgggTCATGGGTCACTGCATGCTTCAGGccttaacaattaaaaaatgggcaagtgATTTACTAATGGGAGGATGAGAAGAAAGTGGAGACAGTTCTTTGaaatagcagaaagagaaatggttgaaaatataaatgggatgaagagaaagttttaaaaatgggaaCAATTACAATTTGTAAACTGATGAAAAGAGCAAGAGCTTTGGATCCAGGCTAACccaagtttgaatcctggcttcctGTCTGTCTATGAGACTTTGGACAGTACCTGGCACTGTGCTTactaaatattagctgttattgtttgaattgttaatttttaaaatactaggaCGGTCTGTTTTGGTGCTTGGTTTTGGTAGAAGATGGTGGGAAagttgagaaaaaatatttgaaaatatctgaTTCATTAACTACCTCTGTCTTCAGATTCTAAATTGGAAGtttgttttataactgaaagtttgtgtccGTTTTTTGTGTTCAGCTTAtataataaagtagaaaaatacagttagtttgtttaaaattatttttaatcataagcTGAACTTTCTCAGAAATATTTGCCCTTCccaaaaatcattttgaaaatttaaattgtaGATTGGTCCTGAAATTCTGCTTTGCTGTTGCAATAAATTAATCTAAAATGGATGTTTTCCTTAATATCATTTTGTGGATCCTAGTTTGATGCTCAGAGGATGTTGGGGCTAAAAATCAAccacaagaaaggaaaatcaaagtAGAGGCTGtgatggatatttttaaatttttaattttttttttttttaacagtttttcatGTATATGATCCCTAGTcactaagaataaagaaaatattttattttttgaaacttcGATTTCACAGTGATTCGGTTCCACCTGTGTCAaggcattcatttaacaaatttgaTCACAGGAAATTAAGCAGCAAACAAGGCAGATATATTCCCTACCCTTTTACCATCTTATGGTCTGACAGAGGAAATAGATATGAAACATGTTATTTGCAAGTAGGATGAAAAGTGAAGTATGAAGTGCAGTGGTAATAAATAATGAGAGTACTGAATGTAGAATGAGGGACAAGGAAGGCTCaactgagaaagtgacatttaaatCAAGACTTAAAGCACAAATAAAAAGAGTCAGGTGGAGGTAGAGAGGAACTACACAAAAGTTGGAAGTTGTTTTTCTTAGTTCAGTTAGTTATTTTTCCTTCCAAGAACATGAATAAACAGAATCTGAACTTACAAAGTTAATGTTTTGTTTCTCATTAGTTTTAACATTACTGGGCATGCATAATTTGTATATGGTAAATTTTGCAAGCAAGGAAGGAACACGTTTATATTCCAGAACACTATTTTTTGTGACCAGTGAAGAATTTAGTTTTTGGAATTCAAATCAAATCAGCGCAAGTTAAAATTAGTGCttgctttggcagcacatatactaaaattgggacgatacagagaagattagcatggcccctgcacaaggatgacacaCAAACTCTTGAAGTGTTcccatgtttttaaataaagatgttaaataataaaataaaatggataaccaaaaaaaaagttaaaatgatatgaaactagggaaacagaaatgAGGTTCTTCCATGATCACCTTGATACAGGCTTCTAGTTACAATTCCCTGATCAGCTGATAGACAAATGATAGCATTAGCCTGGAGATTCCACCTATTCAGAAGGAACTTAGTTTCCTCTGAGTTTTATCCCAATACACTGAAGTTGTtgacttttgtttttaaccacCCTTAAGATTGAGAAAAGCTTCTCCGTACTCAGTCATAAGCACTGGGTAATTGAGATCATTTATTCCCTcattctcaaaattttttttattcttcccaGCATTAGTTGTACTTCATCTTTTTATACTTAATCTCTCTTCTAGATTCTTGTTTTGGATTCTTGTATGTTACATAACAtttcatgtatttaatattttataagccCTACCTTATTACTTAGTGGTAATTGCATAAGGATAAAATAAAGTAGTAAAGAGAAGTGTTTTCATAAATATTAGCATACTCTAAATGCTGTATGTTACTGTTGTTTTTCTTCAGCTGTATCTTCATTTTCTGATGGAGCTCACTGGTTTTCAGTTCCCTTAAACTACTAATTCATTAGTACTTGACTTTTCTGATTGAAAAATGGAAGACTAAAAACCAAAGTACTTTTAGTGGTTTCTCAGCAGTTACTTTTATTCTACTTATTTTAAGTTCTGCTAAAGGATATTTCTTTGGAGTAGTTATTAGATACTTAATTTTAGGGGCGTGAGAATACTAGAAAAAAGTAtctattgcttttaaaatataattatgatttatatacttttttgttttattttagcatCTTCTAAGTGAGCAACACAGAAACTTTGCACAGAGTAATCACTATCAAGTTGTTGATGACATTGTATCTAAGTTAGTTTTTGACTTTGTGGACTATGAAAGGGACATgcctaaaaataaaaggtaatttaTCAAcgcaagttttaaattttacaagAATATTAAAccattaaactaaaaataaatgcaatgttTTCTGTTCTTAGAAGGATTATATTTTCAGCATAGAAATATGGTTAAGAACtgattccttcttttctctctccctcctccaccaccaccaaaaatgcTTAccttattattacttttaaggCTCTCTTCTTAACATAGTCGAAAAggggagttggcaaactttttctataaagaaccatatagttaatattttaggctttgtgaaccACAAGATCTCTATTGCAGCTGCTCGGCTTTGCCATTGTACAATGAAagtagccacagacaatatgtaaatgaatgggtgtggctatattccagtaaaactttatttaaaaaaatagatggcAGACTAGATTTGGCCCGAGCTGTATAAAGTGTGAATACAGTGATGTTCAGTATACAGTAACTGTACATTGACAAAATGAGCCTCATTAAGATTATTCCcataaatctaaaaaagaaatgctttcatATGAATATACCCTAGAATTGGTAGTAACTCAATAGGTTGTTTAGTCCTTATATCTGTTTTTTAGACCAATCTTAAGGCATAAAGAAGACTATAAAATATGATACCAAGCTACAGCTTCTGAAAATTAACTAGAAAGTTTTTTGGCTGTATCTGGATAGAACAGTTACTAAACCTCTTATTTCTGTAACATTCAGAATGATTGTTCATGACTGATTTAATATTTGGAGAGGAAACATATTTCCAACTATTAAAACTTATATGGGCTACTGTAAGAATTTAGAATTCCCTAAAAACTCATTCTGCAGCAAAATTCTGAACTAGTACTTATATTTAAACTGGTTTATTCCTTAATTATCTTATTATCTGCACAATTTTTATCTCTATAGACAAGTCACTTAAACATCTCTGGACTTTAAAGAAGAGTGATGTTGGACtagtgtttttacattttatatcctCCATTTGTTCAAGAGGAGTCTTAAgtgaaactatcaacaaaataaatagaaaaggaacCATTCTGGTTTTGAAGGGGCAGGTGGAATTCTATATTTCTCTTCATTATCTGTGACATGTATAACATAAAACATAATTAGTGAGCTGttaagtttttttctctttgtaagtaGTTTAGGATTGTCTAATACAAACTAGCATCCCAAGGATATTAAGAGGCTCCATGAAGAAGAGAGTTTCAGGTCAAATATGTGTGTGAAACTTAAGGATTACTAACTTGTCATCTTTAGAAGTATAATGATATAAGGTTTCTGGCTCACTATAatattggattgtttatttttaaatataaataaatatccatttCTGCCTTAGGTTTCCCAATACTCATTCTCCACATGCTAAGTCAACATTAATGTAAATCAAAgcatagaaattaagaaatttttcAGGACAGTGAAAAAATTAGGAACAGACCCAAATCCCTTTACTATCATCTTTCTTTGATTTATATGATCAAAGTAGTTTTAAATACCAAAGTCAAGATACTGCTTACCTCTGGGAGGAAGTAGAAGAATGTGGATGAGGAGTGGTACACTAGAGTTTTTAGCTATATCtgtaaagttttattattttaaaaacatctgaagtggacttccctggcagtccattggttaagactccccacttccaccgcagggggcctgggtttgacccctggtcagggaactaagatcctgcatgccacgcggcgcggccaaaaaaataaaagcatctaaAGTAAATTTGGCTAAATATTAGAAGTTCTATATTTTTGTAGCGttttctaagttaaataagttttgtaaacagtttttaaagatttttactaatttagtttttaaatactCAGGAATTTTTGAtagcaatttcaatttttttcttttctttttcctctaaagaataaaatacagtgttGGATCCCTTTCTCCTATTACTGCAAATGTCTTGAAAAAGTCTGAACCTAAAGAAAAGATGGAATTACAACATACTTCTCAGAAAAACTCCAGGGAAAATGTACAGGTGATGGAGCACGGTTTCCTGTATAAAGAAACCCAGGAACCTGAACAAAAGTTTATGTCTACTTCAGAACACATCCCACACCCTTCAAGTGAATTAAGAGGACACGATGATAAAACATCTAATAAATGTTCCATGTTAAATCCAGCTGAAAAtgacataaaagaaaattttatatctCTAAATTTTATATCTCTATCtccacataaaaataaacaggaatGCATTCTTGATGTTCCTGaacataaattaattataaatgaaaatgacTTAGAAGTAAGGGTGGATCACTGTCCACGTAGGCAACAGGCATCTGTACAAGTTTCTCATTTCAGTACGGATAATAGTGCATCTCAGCCAAAACAAAAGTCAGATACTGTGCTTTTTCCAGCAAAGGATATGAAGGAAAAGGACCTTCATTCAGTATTTCATCATGATTCTGATCTGTTAGCAATAAACAGTTCACAGGAGCACCTAACAATTCAGGCAAAGGCTCCATCCCAAAGCCCTCCTGAGGAACCCAACCCATGTGACATCAAGAATATGGATAGTTTACCTTCTGGTAAAATCCATCGGAAAGTGAAAATACtattaggaagaaataaaaaagaaaatctggaacCAAATGTGGAGTTATATAAGAAAAGAACTGAATTTCTTACTAtacaagaagaaaacagaatttgtAACTCATCAGTACAGTCTCTACTGGACTTATTTCAAACCAGTGAAGAAAAGTCAGAATTTTTGGGTTTCACAAGCTACACCGAAAACAGTGGTATATGTGATGTTTTAGATATTTGGGAAGAGGAAAATTCAAATCTGTTATCAGTGTTTTACTCTTCCCCTTCAACTTCtacattttctggtttttagatttaaaaaaataaatacctttCAGAAGCAATGAAGATCAtattgaaatttttataaatatgtataaaaattctTAGTTTTGGAGGTGAGGTTTTGCCAATGTTTACAGaatgaaatgtaaatattaataaaggTGATGTTTGCATTTTTCTACAGAATTGAATACCTATTCTAGAAAAATTGTAGAATAAACTTGTGACTCATCTTATTTTGCATACTATGTTCATAATTGTTTTCTAagaactattatgaataataagtTTGCTTTATGTCAGTGAAAACTAATTTCAAGGGAAATTTTGAGAATAtcaaaatttagcattttaaatttagattatAGATTAGATTATTCTAGTTATATCTATTTTCTATTAAAACAGATTTCCATGATAACATGATAATATTGCTTTTAAAAACCTAATTTTcatacagaaaggaaaaattgTATTTCAGTGTCTGAGTTCTGGAAATCATTATTACCAGAAACATTGACACATGAGGGTGAACTAGTTGGACCATGCTAGGGTGTTGGCACTGAGGAGTTAGGTTATTTGTAGAGATAAATAGAAGCCATGAGGGAAAAACTTAACCAGGCTAGCACGtggaatgaaataatttttccactGTTCTTATTTAcctttggaaataatttcttcCAAAAATGACTCTTTAATCCCTAATTTGGTatcaagaaaggaaagggaaaggatgGCAATGAACTAGATATGTTTTGAAACATGCAGATTGCCTTTGATCAGTCACTTGGCGATTCAATaatttagagaagagaaaattcaAATATCAGGAAAATTTCAACTCTTACCGGTAGATGGTTCACAATAAAAATTAGTGCCAATGAATATTATATGAATACACTGTCAActaaaattaacaattttattgTTCATGCCAGTACTTAAAGGAGGATCACTGAAATATCCTTTATAGTGCATACATGCGTTtatgttttaaacaaaaaatccCTTGGAAGATTTTTACACAGGAcagaaaattccatttataagtATGAGGGTTCTTATATAATGACACATTTTCAGTAGTAAACTCATGTAACAACAGA
This genomic window from Eubalaena glacialis isolate mEubGla1 chromosome 8, mEubGla1.1.hap2.+ XY, whole genome shotgun sequence contains:
- the DBF4 gene encoding protein DBF4 homolog A; the encoded protein is MNSRAMRIHSRGHFQGGIQVKNEKNRPSLKSLKTDNKPEKSKYKPLWGKVFYIDLPSVTISEKLQKDIKDLGGRVEEFLSKDISYLISNKKEAKFAQTLGRISPVPSPESAYTAETTSPHPSHDGSSFKAPDTVCLSRGKLLVEKAIKDHDFIPSNSILSNALSWGVKILHIDDIRNYIEQKKKELYSLKKSSTSVRDGGKRVSIGTQKARTGRLKKPFVKVEDISQLYRPFYLQLTSMPFINYSVQKPSSPFDVDKPSTTQKQTQVKLRIQTDGDKCGGIPVQLQLKEKKKKGYCECCLQKYEDLDTHLLSEQHRNFAQSNHYQVVDDIVSKLVFDFVDYERDMPKNKRIKYSVGSLSPITANVLKKSEPKEKMELQHTSQKNSRENVQVMEHGFLYKETQEPEQKFMSTSEHIPHPSSELRGHDDKTSNKCSMLNPAENDIKENFISLNFISLSPHKNKQECILDVPEHKLIINENDLEVRVDHCPRRQQASVQVSHFSTDNSASQPKQKSDTVLFPAKDMKEKDLHSVFHHDSDLLAINSSQEHLTIQAKAPSQSPPEEPNPCDIKNMDSLPSGKIHRKVKILLGRNKKENLEPNVELYKKRTEFLTIQEENRICNSSVQSLLDLFQTSEEKSEFLGFTSYTENSGICDVLDIWEEENSNLLSVFYSSPSTSTFSGF